A stretch of Tripterygium wilfordii isolate XIE 37 chromosome 11, ASM1340144v1, whole genome shotgun sequence DNA encodes these proteins:
- the LOC120008699 gene encoding uncharacterized protein LOC120008699, translating to MEDLTAKWGKISLTATEGEAISISDLDPHSNRANSECSIVGKICMDRHVSKDILASTMGSVWKISGNPSFMDLGQNIFIITFNNIRDKQRILAGRPWSFDRNLFVLKEIDTTIPIGETAFDTEEFWVQIHNLPLMAMTEKVGQQIGSSLGELIEVDVNKDGLGWGLYLRVRVKIPLTTSLVRGKLLKLPQKEFFLRFQYENLPRFCFKCGRIVHDPGNCPSSSEVRMHRNSNTDEYGPWLRAVPFNKRPKKQVRDKLPSANSMADPEDDRSGSLEASGQAKEVVDEERSGSFDKQFLPEGAVAGRLVVVQGSELQVDGSQGETLVERELSTEVHVKGVMKDYDMVSKKWKRKSRETGVASPKVVLSKRPAEIEDVADLAEAVVVSKRGRVEKVSVGLVSDVEAVADVQPCPKL from the coding sequence ATGGAGGATCTAACGGCCAAATGGGGCAAAATCTCTTTAACAGCTACAGAGGGTGAGGCCATTAGTATTTCAGATCTGGATCCGCATAGTAACAGGGCGAACTCAGAGTGCAGTATTGTGGGTAAGATATGTATGGATCGACATGTTAGTAAAGATATTCTGGCAAGTACGATGGGGAGCGTGTGGAAGATATCAGGAAATCCCTCTTTCATGGACCTAGGGCAAAACATTTTCATTATTACCTTCAATAATATCCGTGATAAACAGCGAATTCTGGCTGGGCGGCCTTGGTCTTTTGATCGGAATTTGTTTGTTCTGAAAGAGATTGATACAACTATACCCATTGGTGAGACCGCCTTTGATACGGAGGAGTTTTGGGTGCAAATCCACAACCTTCCGTTAATGGCAATGACAGAAAAAGTGGGACAGCAGATAGGTTCTTCGTTGGGGGAACTGATTGAGGTAGACGTGAATAAGGATGGGTTGGGATGGGGTTTGTATCTTCGGGTTCGGGTTAAGATCCCATTGACGACCTCTCTGGTTCGAGGAAAGCTTTTGAAACTTCCCCAGAAGGAGTTCTTTCTTCGGTTCCAGTATGAAAATCTGCCTAGATTTTGTTTCAAGTGTGGGAGGATAGTTCATGACCCAGGAAATTGTCCGTCCAGTTCGGAGGTGCGAATGCACCGAAATAGCAACACTGATGAGTACGGTCCATGGTTGAGAGCTGTTCCGTTTAATAAACGGCCTAAAAAGCAGGTAAGGGATAAGTTGCCCTCTGCAAACTCTATGGCTGATCCAGAGGATGATAGATCTGGTAGCCTAGAAGCCTCTGGGCAAGCTAAGGAGGTAGTGGACGAGGAAAGGTCTGGTAGCTTCGATAAACAGTTTCTTCCAGAGGGGGCAGTCGCTGGTCGATTAGTAGTTGTACAGGGAAGTGAGTTGCAGGTGGATGGGTCCCAAGGAGAGACTCTGGTGGAGAGGGAGTTGTCAACGGAGGTTCATGTTAAAGGGGTGATGAAGGACTATGATATGGTCTCAAAGAAGTGGAAGCGTAAATCTAGAGAGAcaggggtggcatctccaaagGTTGTCTTATCCAAAAGGCCAGCTGAGATAGAAGATGTGGCAGATCTTGCGGAAGCTGTTGTTGTTTCCAAGAGGGGACGGGTTGAAAAGGTCAGTGTTGGTTTGGTTAGTGATGTTGAGGCAGTGGCTGATGTTCAGCCCTGCCCGAAATTATGA